AGGATTACCTACAGATAACTTTGACCTTATGGCAGAAAAGGCAGTAAACGATGGAAGTCTAGGTGAATTTAAGAAATTTACAAAAGAAGATGTAGTTAAGATTTATGATTTAGCAAAATAAAATATTAGTATTAATGGCTCAGTACATAGCTAATATACTGAGCTATTTCTGTATTTACATATAGAGTTTTCTAAATAAATATATTGGGGGTAATGCTATGAAGAAGAGTGTAGGAATTTTAGGTGGTATGGGTCCTATGGCAACCTGTGATTTATTCCATAAGATAATAAGTCACACTAATGCCAGTCATGACCAAGAACATATACATATTTACATTGACAACAATACCAGTATACCCGATAGGACTAGGGCAATTTTATATGGTGGCAAGAGCCCTATAAATCAATTAGTGAAAAGCGCTATTAAATTACAGATGATGGGTTCAGATTTTCTTATAATGCCATGTAATACTGCTCATTATTTTTATGATGAAATTATCAAATATATAGATATACCTATGCTAAATATGCCGGATGAAACAGCAATAGAGATTAGAACAAGGGGGTATAATAAAGTTGGTATTCTAGCAACAGAAGGAACATTACAATCAGAAATATATCAAAAATCCATGGGTAAAGAGGAAATTGAATATATTATTCCTTCTATAGATCAGCAGAAGTTTATTATGGAAGTCATATATGATGGCATTAAAGCTGGTAATTACAATATTGATTTAACAAATTTTAATAAAGTGTTAGGGGATTTATTTGATAAGGGAGCTGAGACAGTTATATTAGCATGTACTGAATTACCACTAGCATTTGAAAAGTTCAATATTAATTATCCTAATATTGATGCTACAGATGTACTTGCCAGGGCAACTGTTAGATTTGCTACAGAAAATAGTTTAAATTTAGAAAGTCAATTTGCTTAACTAGGAGGGCAGCTATGAATACATATGATTTTTATAAAAAAAGTGCAGATTATATTTTAGATAAAATTAATTATATGCCAGAGATTGGGTTGATTCTTGGTTCAGCTTTAGGGTCATTATCGGAGGAAATATCAGATCAAACCATAATTGATTATAAGGATATACCTAATTTTTTAATATCAACTGTTGAATCTCATGCAGGTAAGTTGATATTAGGTAAGCTCAGGGAAAAAAATGTAGTTTGTATGTCTGGTAGATTTCATTATTATGAAGGTTATGAATTTGAACAGTTAGCCATACCAATCAGAGTTTTTAAGCTCTTAGGTGTGAATACTGTGATATTAACAAATGCAGCAGGGGCAATAAATAAAGAATTTAAACCAGGAGATGTAATGATAATTAAGGATCATATAAAGTTAACTGGGGAAAGTCCCGTTAGAGGTAAGAATATACCTGAACTTGGACCTAGATTCTTTGATGTTTCAGATATGTATACTAAATCACTGAGAGATTTAACAAAAGAATGTGCAAATGAACTTAATATAGATATTAAAGAAGGAGTTTATTTCTATGCAACAGGACCACAATTTGAAACACCTGCAGAAATAAAGGCAATGAGAATACTTGGAGGAGATACTGTTGGTATGTCAACAGTAACAGAAGCCATTACTGCTGCTCATTGCAGTATAAAGGTTCTAGGTCTATCACTGGTCACCAATATGGCTGCAGGAGTATTAGAGCAGCCAGTAACTACTGAAGAAGTAGACGAGACAGGGGAGATGGCATCGGAGAAGTTAAAGAAGTTGATTGGGGAAATAGTTGAAAAGATAGGTAATAGGTAATAATTAAGAGTGAAGAATTAAGCCCGAGATCCTTCGGCAGTAAGGTTTTTACTGTCCATCTCAGGATGACAAGAGCCGTCATTCTGAAT
The DNA window shown above is from Tissierella sp. Yu-01 and carries:
- a CDS encoding amino acid racemase; this encodes MKKSVGILGGMGPMATCDLFHKIISHTNASHDQEHIHIYIDNNTSIPDRTRAILYGGKSPINQLVKSAIKLQMMGSDFLIMPCNTAHYFYDEIIKYIDIPMLNMPDETAIEIRTRGYNKVGILATEGTLQSEIYQKSMGKEEIEYIIPSIDQQKFIMEVIYDGIKAGNYNIDLTNFNKVLGDLFDKGAETVILACTELPLAFEKFNINYPNIDATDVLARATVRFATENSLNLESQFA
- a CDS encoding purine-nucleoside phosphorylase, yielding MNTYDFYKKSADYILDKINYMPEIGLILGSALGSLSEEISDQTIIDYKDIPNFLISTVESHAGKLILGKLREKNVVCMSGRFHYYEGYEFEQLAIPIRVFKLLGVNTVILTNAAGAINKEFKPGDVMIIKDHIKLTGESPVRGKNIPELGPRFFDVSDMYTKSLRDLTKECANELNIDIKEGVYFYATGPQFETPAEIKAMRILGGDTVGMSTVTEAITAAHCSIKVLGLSLVTNMAAGVLEQPVTTEEVDETGEMASEKLKKLIGEIVEKIGNR